The Bacteroidota bacterium genomic interval TAGTTTGGAATGCCGCTACATATCCGAGTGGTGTGTATTTTTATAGGATTATTGCAGTCGGTGAAAATAAATCTGGCAATAAATATACGCAAACTAAAAAACTTTTACTTTTGAAGTAGGCTCAATTAATTTAATTCTTAAAATGTTCAGATGGCAGTTATCCTTTAATGGGTAACTGTCATTTGGATTTTTTTACAATAAATCAATCAATCAATAACGTTCTTTTCTAACTCAAAGGAGACTCAAGATGAAATCCATTCTCGGCTGGAATTCCACTTGAAAGGCTTACCAGATAGCAGAAAAAAAAAGTCATTAATCAAATTATTTAAACAACTTTAAAAAAGGAAAAATCTAAAATGAAAACAATCATAATTTTACTTGCAGTCATACTTACCCCGCTTGTATTATTAAGCCAGGATATTAACGGCAAATTAGGAACAGACGGACAATTCATAATCAGGGATACAAATAACACATTTATTAGTGTTCCGCAGAGTAGCGGTTATTTAACACTGAACCGGAGTTTAACTCTGCCAAACACAACAAGTTCAACATTAGGTATTATTTTTAAAGGTGCATTCAGATTTTTGCATAACTACGGGTCACAAAATATATTCTTAGGTGTCAATTCAGGCAACTTTTCTATGACCGGTATCGGCGGTAACACTATCGTGGGATTTTCATCTTTCATTTCCAACACCACAGGTTACGAAAACACAGCCGTGGGTTCTAACGCCCTCTACTCAAACTCCACAGGTTATCTTAACACAGCCTTTGGGACACATTCTCTCAACTTAAGCACCACTGGCTACCATAACACTGCGTTTGGCTCTTATTCTCTCCGCTCACACACCGTAGGTAACCAAAACACGGCTTTGGGATATGCTTCGCTCTACTCCAACACCTCAGGTAGCTTTAATACAGCGGTAGGATACCAGTCTCTCTTCAACGGAACAGGCGGTAACCAGAACACAGCAGTGGGTTATCAGTCTCTCTACAACACCACAGGATCCTATAATACTGCCATAGGATATGATGCACAGGTGCCAAACACAGCGGGAAGCTACCAGGTGCGAATAGGCAGTCACGCAATTACCTACGCCGGTGTGCAGGTTGCGTGGACGATCACAAGCGACAAGAGATGGAAGTCAAATATCCTAAACTCAAACCTTGGTTTAAATTTTATCTCTAAACTAAATCCTGTTTCCTATTCCCGCACAAACGATGAAAACCAAAAAACTGAATACGGATTCATAGCTCAGGAAGTTGAAGAAATTTTAAAAGGAGCAGGCGTTGAAAACAGCGGAATGCTAACCATAGACGATGAAGGCAAATATGAACTAAGATACAATGACTTACTCGCACCAATGGTTAAATCAATGCAGGAGTTGAATATGAAATGTGAAACATTGGAAGAAAAAAATAATAATTTAGAAGAAAAAATCATAAAACTTGTGCAGATGCAGAATATACTTGTAAATGAAATAGACAAGATTAAATCAAATGACACATATATAAAAGAAGTTAAACTTGGAGTAAAATAAAATATGAAAAAAACTAAAATATTTTCGGTGGCGCTTTTAGCGGTAACTTTTTTTGTGATAACCATTTCAGCATCATCGCAGAGTGTGCTCACACTCCATCCGGGTTCATCAATGGGTGTATCGGCAGGAGCAGATTTATGCGTAAATATAGTTACCGGAGGAGGAATTCTTTACGGAAACGGTACAATTTGTGGAGGAATAATTACCAATGTGCCGATATCCTCAAACGAAATGCCTACGGTTTTCGGTATCAGCCAAAACTACCCTAACCCGTTCAACCCAACAACGAATTTTGGATTTCGGATTCCGAATTTTGGATTTGTTTCTCTGAAGGTGTATGATGTATTTGGTAAAGAAGTTACGACATTGGTTAATGAGGTAAAACATCCTGGTGAGTATTCAGTAAAGGGGGATGCGAGTGGTCTCGCAAGCGGTTTATACTTCTATCGCATACAAGCGGGAAACTTTATAGAAACAAAAAAACTTTTATTACTCAAATAAAATAAACATTAAGAAAGGATTTTTTTATGAAACGCTTAATTAAATTTATCCTCGCAATACTTTTAATCGTGTTATGCACGTCTATCTCAACGGCACAAATCCCTCGCACTTTATCATATCAAGGCGTGCTAACAGATAGCTCTGGGAACCCAAAACCTGACGGAGTCTATTCCTTAGTTTTTCGATTATACGATACACCAACGGGTGGTGCCGAACTGTGGCGTGAGTTTAAAGATATCGCGTTAAAGCGTGGGCTTTTCTCAACTCAACTTGGTGATCAAACACAATTCGAACCGCTTCTTAATTTTACGAAACAATACTGGTTGGGTATTCAATATGAAAGAGATCCCGAAATGCTGCCGCGAATTCCGCTGAGCTCTGTTGCATACAGTTTCAATTCTATAAATTCCGATTCATCTCAAGTAGCACTAACAACAATAGATGGGGCAATCACAACAAGCAAACTCGGCGACCTTGCAGTAACAACTATAAAGATCGAAGAAAATGCAATAACCAGCAATAAGATCGTTGATGGAACAATTCAGTCGATTGATATTGGCAGTGGTCAGGTTGTAAAAAGTTTGAACGGATTAAAAGACCATCTGTTCATCGGTGGTGCTGGTGGCGCCACTGTGACCACAGCTGGAGATTCTCTCATCATCAACGCCGGCAGCGGTACTGGTGGAACAGGAATTCAAGGTGTGCAGAACACAAACAACACACTCGATATCACCAATCCTAACGGTCCAACTGCAACCATCAATGTGAAAAATAATGGAATAACATCAGATCATATTGCTGACAATGCGATAACATCGAGTAAAATATCTCTTCCCTATGTTGGCACAACCAATTCGTCAACGCCGGCATTTCAGCTAACAAACACAGGAACAAGTAATGGATTATGGATCACAGCCGCAAATGATGCGATAGTTGCGCAATCAACCAATCCGAACAAGAGCGGTTTGTGGGCAAACAGGTAATTTTACACAAACTAAAAAGCTTTTGCTTTTGAAATAAGTACAATTGATATACTTTTAACAATATTCAGATGGCAGTTATCCTTTAATGGGTAACTGTCGTTTGGATTTTTACAATCAATAATTAACGTTCATTAACAAACCAAAAGGAGTACATATGAAAATGTCCAAATTCCACTTATTCTTTGCTGTAATCTTAGTATCAATTTTAGTATTTACCGGATGCTCAAAGGATTCCAATAGTCCTGTCGATCCAATTGCTGTAACCAGTGCTGAAGCTAAATTAACTTTAAACGGTGCAGGTTACACTAATAAATCTGTAACTCTTAGAAATGGTATCTGTGCATTTTCGCCAAACGACACAGCGACTGCAATACAGTTTTCAGGCAAAGTAGATAATGATTCACTTTATTTTACAATTATATTTAAGGGAAATCAAACAGGCACAATTAACTGGGACGATGATAATGGTACTATAATCTACCGAACTACATCGACAGGAAATTACTTGTATTTTGGAATAACGCAAGGAACGACTACTGTAAGCAGTTATGGTGCTGTCAATGGAAAAGTTGAAGGTACTATAAGCGGTAAATTAATTGAACAAACTTCACAGGCAGAATTAAATATCAATGGCTCATTTTCTGCAGTAAGAATACCGGATATAGTTAATTAATTACTCACTCACGTTACGCAAGTGTGAGGAGAAAGGTAAAAAATTCGATTAATTTTCTGGTATAAAAAAAGAGGTTGAAAATAGATAAGCAACTCTTAGTTTCAGGAAATCTCACATTAGCAGAGTTATGGAAAATAATAAATCCTGCCGTAAGAGAAATTGAGAGTGAAGACGGAGTAATCATAATAGGTGATACCATAGAAGAAAAACCGGTGGGAAGTTACGAAGTTGAGTTCGATGGGTCGAGATCGACAAGATGTGTGTATTTCTATCGGCTTCAGTGTAACAACTTTTCAGAAACGAGAAAACTTTTATTACTCAAATAAAATAAACATTAAGAAAGGATTTTTTTATGAAGCGCTTAATTAAATTTATTCTCGCAATACTTTTAATCGTGTTATGCACGTCTATCTCGACGGCACAAATCCCTCGCACTTTATCATATCAAGGCGTGCTAACAGATAGCTCTGGGAACCCAAAACCAGATGGAATGTATACATTCACATTTCGTTTTTACGATGTTGCAACCGGCGGTGCTGCACTTTGGACAGAAATTAAAGATCTTCAAATAAAACGAGGGTTGTTTTCAACTACCCTCGGAGATATTTCTTCCTTCACACCACCAGTTACATTCGATAAGCCCTACTGGTTAGGCATTAAACCTGGATCCGAACCTGAGCTTTCTCCACGCATATCCTTCTCATCAGTTGCGTATAGTCTCAATTCGTTAAAATCTGATACTGCCCAATATGCAAGGACAACGCCTTCGCAAATGTATGTTGATAGTGCTCGGATAGCCGGAACCATTTCTGATAATACAATTACAACTAACAAGATTGTAAATGGCACAATTCAGCGTGAGGATGTTGTTCCAAATTTTACAGCACCATATAGCGATACCGCTGCTTATGCACGAGTTGC includes:
- a CDS encoding tail fiber domain-containing protein, whose translation is MKTIIILLAVILTPLVLLSQDINGKLGTDGQFIIRDTNNTFISVPQSSGYLTLNRSLTLPNTTSSTLGIIFKGAFRFLHNYGSQNIFLGVNSGNFSMTGIGGNTIVGFSSFISNTTGYENTAVGSNALYSNSTGYLNTAFGTHSLNLSTTGYHNTAFGSYSLRSHTVGNQNTALGYASLYSNTSGSFNTAVGYQSLFNGTGGNQNTAVGYQSLYNTTGSYNTAIGYDAQVPNTAGSYQVRIGSHAITYAGVQVAWTITSDKRWKSNILNSNLGLNFISKLNPVSYSRTNDENQKTEYGFIAQEVEEILKGAGVENSGMLTIDDEGKYELRYNDLLAPMVKSMQELNMKCETLEEKNNNLEEKIIKLVQMQNILVNEIDKIKSNDTYIKEVKLGVK
- a CDS encoding T9SS type A sorting domain-containing protein gives rise to the protein MKKTKIFSVALLAVTFFVITISASSQSVLTLHPGSSMGVSAGADLCVNIVTGGGILYGNGTICGGIITNVPISSNEMPTVFGISQNYPNPFNPTTNFGFRIPNFGFVSLKVYDVFGKEVTTLVNEVKHPGEYSVKGDASGLASGLYFYRIQAGNFIETKKLLLLK